The following nucleotide sequence is from Hemitrygon akajei chromosome 22, sHemAka1.3, whole genome shotgun sequence.
ccataatcagcccatgtctatccaaatacttatatatccagtcccttagaattaTTGCCAATAACCTTCccactactaatgtcaggctcaccagcctataatttcctggtttatgtttacagcctttcttaaacaggaaTCTACATTGGCTATCCTCTGGTATCTCAGGGCAAGTTTTCATTTTCAGCTCGTTTGGAATCAGGAAAAAGGAagtatctgccactgctcagcaaCTTGGCTAATAAGAATCCCTCAGCCAACACCAGAAAAGAAACAATAGACTTTATAGGAGCTTATTTGCATGATTAGTTGTGCTGGGGTGTTGGGGCAATGGTATCAATGCAGATGAAGCCAACTGGCTCAATAaattgattagaaaggctggttctGTAATAAGActcacactggaggctgtggtgggACAaaagaccctatggaaaatcctcaCAATtctgatcaatgtctctctgcgtggcaccttgactgaacagaggagcacttttagtaagaCAACTAAGACAacagcgctgctccaaagagtgctatacgaaatcattcttaccctcggccattagggtctgtaatgagtcaacctatagccagggaagtgattaCCCCCTTCTGTTAGAccatttgaggtaacttattttttattctttcttacttctcttctaatatttgtatatctttgCACTTGtactgctactgtgacactgtaatttcctttgggatcaataatttatccatccatctattagattcagatttattcagacttatttatctcacatagatcaaaacatatagtgcaatgaatcatttgcattaacaaccagcacacacAAGGATGTACTGGGTCAGCCCATTAGAGTTGCTACACATTCCAACGCTAACATCGTACACCCACAGTGTTCTGCAGAACAAcaaaagcagcaacaacaacaaaacaaaacaagacaacaacaaaacaagcccttttCACATCCCTCTCAACCCGCCCACCAATTTACACACATAagcaggcctccaaccccaagaCAGATTGACTCTGGGCCTACAGTCATTTGCCCCAGATTCTCAGACTTATAGACATAATGCCTTGGACTTTGTCCCAGAACTAGCCAATCAAAGGTTTGACCTTCAGACTTAGACCCAGAACTTGACATTATGGGACTGACCTTCGAGTCTCAACTTCTGGGCTGGTACAGACCTTTGACGGCAATGACCCAGGTCATCATGAATCCTTTGGGCCTCTACCTTTCGCTAGGGATCACTGGTCTCCTCAACACCTGCAACACAACTTCCAGGAACACTGATGGAGCGCTTTGACCTGGACTTGAAGTCCAGGCTTTTCATTTACTAccctgacctctaactctccctcatccctgtccctaaacactAAACTGACTTCATTTTTTTCAAATTTAATCCAGTTTTATTTACTTCAAAACACATTTTAGCATGCTAAAcatacaaaaaagaaaatatacCTTAGTTACAAGATCATTTGAAGTACAGAATGTTCAGGGTTGTCACTAGGATTTCAATGAAGCAACACTGGGAGCCACCACTAAGCCCGAGAAGTATTTAGGCAGGGTCATGTAGCACCACAAGCAACATTTAAtgttgattttttaaatatataaaaaggaaAGTTTTAAAGCATCATGCTCAATTGTTCCCAAATTGCACCAACTGTAAAGTTGCAAACATTTTAAGAGGATGCATATTACCTAGCCACAGTAGGTCTATTAGTCTCAAAACAAATCTTTTTATTTTAATGGAGCAATTCTATTCTTAATACACAAATGAAAATCAATttgcagaaataggaagattCATTTGCCCTTTCACAGCCATTTGGATTTGGCTTTTGCTTTCTATAAACCCCTTGGAAGTGCAGCAGAAATCATCTATGTGTAGGCACAGGAGGCCAATGTTAAATTATTACCTCCTTTTCCTATCCAACAGGTCTTGTTAATTGTAGTTACTACCAGAGTGTGGCTGCCATCTTGCTATTTTGCTTCAATAAACATAGCTTAAATCCTGAATGAAGTCAAAAGCGCATTGTATGATAGGTCTAGTATAGTAGACACAGTGATGTTGTTACAAGCATGGCAGGCTTCAAATACCTACTGAcaactctgattttttttaaaactttgatTGCTTCATTTCTCCTCATACTTACAGCAATCTCAAATTGAATTGGCTACAATGGCACTTTAAACTATACTGCACTTAAACACAAAACACCACATAAATACATTTTAATCTGGTTAAATCTCCCTTCTGTACAAGAAATTGCGAGTTTATAGAAAGATGAGTTAATAGCTCAATGTTCACCGCTGTAGTGTGAATATTACAAAAAGGCCTGTACAGTTTAAAACTCAAGCTACTTTTTGCCTTAGACCATATACACACCAAATAACAAAATTAAAAGGTTGCAACACTTGTAACAGGGTTTAAATGCTTTCAGTTACATAGCAAGTAATTATGCAGAGGCAAATATACATTTTAatcatcatcttcatcatcatcatcacaatATGCCTCCTTCTTGGCAGGGGGTTTCTTTGCACCATCCACTTTGCCTTTGGCACGATAATCAGCAACGTCCTTATCATATTTCTCTTTCAGCTTATAAGCCTTGCTATTGAAtggcttcttctcctcctcactgcaTGCATTCCACAGTTCACCAAGCTTCTTTGCGACATCACCAATAGACAAACCGGGACTTGATTTTTGGTCGATGTTCCGAACAAAACAAAAAGAATCCAGATGGAGGCCTTTTTGGTGCATTGGGGTCTTTCTTCTTCTTACTACTTTTGGTTGGCACATAATTTTTCATTTCCCAGTCATAGCGTACCTTATCTACTTTAGCCAGTTCTTCAGATTTGGCCTTCTCTTTGCTGGACATGGTCTTCCATCTTTCAGAGCATCTTTTAGAAAATTCTGAGAAGTTAACCGGTATATCAGGACTCTTCTTCTTGTGTTCTTTACGGCAGGTCTGAACGAAATAAGCATAGGAGGACATCTTGCCTCTTGGCTTCTTAGGATCACGTTTTGCCATCTTGCTATTTTCCGGTGGACACTCGGTCGGATGGCGGATGCTCACTCTCCACTAAACTGACTTCTAACTCTCCCGCATCACTGTACTCTAAACATTACCCTGACCGCTAACTCTCCCTCATCCTTGCCCCTAAATACTACCCTGACCTCTAACTCTACCTCATCCCTGCCCCTAAACActaacctgacctctaactctctatgctgtcccccaaaccatcccgACAAACCTAAAAAAAGCAACTAAGTCTGAGGCACAATATTGATAGACATTGCAGCTCAGCAGCATCTTGACTGGATGACTTACACTGATATTTGAAAGTTGGGCAGAATGTACAACAGGATGCTGGCTCACTACTGCCATTTCCCACAGCCATCCCCAACCTCATCACCAGCTAAGACCAAAAATCCCTCATGAACACAGGAATGTGCAGGCAATTGATGCAGAAGTCTCTGACTTGGTTCCCCATGTTGAATTGGATGGGAAGAATAATCTGGTTTTATTTAAGAGGTGTCAAGCTGTAGTCGCCATCAAGGTTGCAGTTTAGATTTTATTTTGGGTTTATAGGGATGGTCTTAAGGGATAGAGAGTGGAGTTAGGGAATCAGGTTAAGATTTAGGGACAGGAATATAGGGAAATTAGAGATCAGATCTAAGCCTCAGCTCCATGTTTGAAGGCCAGAGGCATGTACATGGGACATCCGTGGTCAGATGACTAATGTCGCATGTTGGGCAGGCAGACAGCAtaaatgaggactggtgtgcccCTCCCCCCAGGGTCAGCAAGTTGTCAGCAGGTTCCAGAGGCCAATAACCTCCTGAGTATGTGAATCAGTTTGACTGGAGTTTGAGGGTTAATGTCCAGGTGAGTCCATGGTTTGAGGCCTAGGGTTTGGGGAAAATACCAAGGACTGAGGTCCAAAAGTTGAATTGGAAGTCTGGAAGTCAAGGCCCATTGGCTAGAATCAGTGTTCGTGAATCTCTGCTAGTCAGCTGGGGAAATCGAAGCTCAACATCTGCAAGCTCAAGACTAAAGCCGCTGAAGGCTGAAGGCCaacaacgggggggggggggggggggggggtgtggtgtgtgtgtgtgtgtgtgtgtgtgtgtgtgtgtgtgtgtgtgtgtgtgtgtgtgtgtgtgtgtgtgtgtgtgtgtgtgtatgtctgtgtgtggggggggggtggggaacagggcttgttttgtcatttcttgtgttctgtgttgttctgctaagcattgtgggcatgctatggtgGCACCAGAACTCAATTTGTTGGATTGTCATTTATCCATACATGAATACTTATCAATACAGACAAATGGGACAGTGTTACTacagggtcaaggtgcaaaagatAGTACCAACTCTTGTAGCAAAACTTGTGGGTGCTCTAGTATATtcctgggtgtgttggttgttaatgcaaatgatgcatttcacatatgttttgatgtacatgtgataaataaatttgaatattGAATCGAAGGCTGATACCTCTAACAAGAATCAAATAAAATTCACATTGTCAGTTATAGAAAATGATCTATTCTGCCTTACGTGTGAATCATCTTCCATGAGAATTCCCAGTTCTATCCATTCTCAGTTCACATTGCTAATATATTTTGAATACTCCCTTCTGATAATGGCCGTTTCTTCGCTTGCAAAGATCAGGAGGGAATATCTCCATTGCTGTAGGACTTTTCTTCCTGCCTGTGCTGTACAGGTTTATAATGAGGATTGGTGCACCTGGACTGAGTCCACTCTTTAGGCCAGGGATGTTCCACAATGGCACA
It contains:
- the LOC140714991 gene encoding LOW QUALITY PROTEIN: high mobility group protein B3-like (The sequence of the model RefSeq protein was modified relative to this genomic sequence to represent the inferred CDS: inserted 2 bases in 1 codon), with protein sequence MAKRDPKKPRGKMSSYAYFVQTCRKEHKKKSPDIPVNFSEFSKRCSERWKTMSSKEKAKSEELAKVDKVRYDWEMKNYVPTKSSKKKKDPNAPKRPPSGFFLFCSEHRPKIKXPGLSIGDVAKKLGELWNACSEEEKKPFNSKAYKLKEKYDKDVADYRAKGKVDGAKKPPAKKEAYCDDDDEDDD